Genomic window (Gemmatimonadaceae bacterium):
GCCTCGCTCCTGACTGGGCGATCATCAAGTCGCTTTTCCGATACGGCCTTCCCACTGGTGTGCAGGGGATTGCGATGAATGTCGGAGGTGTGTTGATGATGGCGTTCATCGGTTCTCTGGCTCAAAGTGCGGCGGCGCAGGCGGCGTTTGCGGTGTCGTATTCGCAGCTGTTTTCCTTCATCACCTGGACGTCGATCGGGCTGATGGGAGCCGCAGCGACTGTAGCGGGGCAAAACCTGGGCGCGGGCAAGCCAGACCGGGCCGATCAGGCGGTGCACGTGGCCGCCCGTATCGCCATCGGTGGAGCCGCATTTGTCGGGATATTTTTCTTCTTCTTTCCGGAACAGCTACTCGCTGTTTTCAGCATGAATGAGCCGGCTGTAGTGGCTATCGGCACGCAGCTTCTTCGCGTTCTCAGCATTTCCGGATTCTTCATTGCCGTCGCGCTCACCTACACCGGTGGTCTGCAGGGAACCGGGGATACGAAGAGCCCGCTATATATCTCGATCATCTCCCAGGTCGTCTTTCCGCTCGGTATCTGCTTCGTGATTCAGAGAACGGGTACGCTGGATCCAATCGACATATGGGTTGCCATCCTCGTCGGCCACGCAATCCGTTGCGCGTTGAGCGTGCTGCGATTCAATCAGGGAAGATGGCGCGGCATTGTCGTTGATATTGGTGCGCGGGCGGAACCCGGAGCGTGAAGCAGCATTACTTGATCACTATCCCAGTCACATAGAGCGTCAGCATTCCCGCGAGCACACCGGCAAACGTTACCAGCGGCGCGGATCGCTCGCCCGTCTCCTTCCACAGCATGTTCCGGCCGATCGACCACGCGACCTGAAAGACCGCGCCCGCGCCGATCGACAGGAACAACACCGCGAGCGCCTGCGAAGAAACCAGCCCGCCTATCCACGCGCCAATTATCGCGGGCGCGCCGCCGATCAATCCAAGCAGTGCAAGTGATCGCAGTGATGGGCGGTCCTTCGCGATCGGGACGACGATCCCCAACCCTTCGGTGATGTTCTGAATGATGAATCCCACCACCAGAAACGTTCCGAGCGCCGCGGCACCGACGCTGTATGCAGCGCCGATGGCGAGCCCCTCGCCAAGGTTGTGAAGACCGATTCCAACGGCGACCACCACCGCCAGCGACATGCGCTGTCCCGATTCGCTCCGCGTAACGCTCTGCTGATGGCGTCCGATTGCGTCGAGCAGCAGCCACGTTCCGACGATGCCGATGCCGACAATTCCGGTTCCCTGAAACGCGCCGCCGAGCAGCCCGCCAATCTCAAGCGCTTCAACTGTTGCGTCGAGCCCGAGATAGATGAGCAGTCCCACCGTCGCCGCCATGAGAAATGTCATCGTCCGCGGTCCAAGCTCGCGAAGCAACGGCAGCCAGAACATGCCGAGCAGGATCGGGATCACTCCTACGTAGAGCCCAATGAGCGTGAAGCTCCAGAGCGTCGAGCCAGTCGTTGTGGCAGTGATGGCCGCGACTTCGATGGCAGTGGTGAATGCCACCGAATTGCTGGACAGTACCGCGATGTCGTAGGCCTCGCCATGAACCCAGGCATAGTTGAGCGTCAAGGTTGCACCGCCCAGTCGCGCGACATCGCGGCTCGGAGTAATTGCAAATGGCCAGATGGCGTCGTTGATGTTGACCTGAGCGACCCTTATCGCCTGGGGGCTGGTGTTGCGGAGATGGATCCGGATTATTCCGGGGGTGAGCTCCGTCCGTCCGAACTGCACACTCTCGATCGGCGCGGCGGGTGTGACGTTGAGACCGGCTCCACTCGTGTAGACGAATAGGGCGATGACTACGCCGAGCAGGAGCAGTGGCGCGAAGAACAGCAACAGTTTCGCGGATCGGGTGCGTCCTATCCGGCCAGTTCGTGCCGGCGCGCCAGTGGTGGTTGTTGTGTCCGACCTGTCCGATGTGTCCGATTGGCCCGATGCGGCCGGTTGGCCCGATGCGTCCGGTGTGTGCACAGTCCGCGGACCCGCCGCAGTCGCCGGCGTCATGCCGAAACTTCGAACACGCCGGTCCATCCCAGCTCGGCGAATTCTGTCTTGTGGGCGTGGAACATGTAGCGCCCGGGATGCTTGTAGCTGAACTCCAGTATTCCCCGCTGGCCCTGCATCAGTGCGATGGTATCGGTGAACTCGGCGGGCGTGAGACTCGTGCCGGTCGGGAAGTAGTGAAAGAAGTTCGCGTGAAGATGAAACGAGTTGGCGATGTCGTACTCCAGTATGTTGACGAGGTAAACGCGCACCTTCTCGCCGACTCGGAGTGTGATGGGGTGTTTGCCGTGATCGTAATGAAAGGGAATTCCGTTGACGAGATAGAAATCGTTGGCCCCGTCGAAATCGACATCGTATCCGGCCATGACCATCACCATCTCACGATCGACCGCAGGCCTTCCTCCCTTTGGATCGATGATGAAAGTGCCGTAGAGCCCTTTCGCAATGTGTTTGGCGAGTGGCGCGGTGTGGCAATGGTAGAGGTGAAGCCCGAACGGTTCGGCGTCGAATTCATAGGTGTGACGACCGCCTGGCTGAACGACTCCGGACTGCATGTCGAACACGCCGTCGACGAGCCCCGGGTGGACACCGTGGAAATGGGTACTGTGCGGATGATCGCTGGCGTTGACCATGGTGATGCGCACGCGGTCGCCTTCGGTTACCCGGATAGTCGGACCCGGAATGCGGCCGTTGTAGGTCCACGCCGCGAACTCGACCCCGGGCACGATCTCGATGGTCTGGTTCTGCGCGACGAGATTGTATTCGCGGAGAGTCTGGCCGCTGGGAAGCGTGCTGACTTTTCCGCCGTCGAAGTCGGTGAGCATCGCGGTCGGATTAAACCCGTTTTTCGCGTGATCCACTTCTCCGACCACGGTCGGCATCACATGGGTGCCCGGCTCGGGCCCCGTTGTATGGGTCCCGGCGCCAAGTGACTCGACGCCCTGCGCAAACCCGCCCTGAGTTATGCCGAGGGCAGCGGCACCAATGAGGCCAGTGCCTCCGATGCCTGCCCTGACGAAACCACGTCGCGAAATCGCCTGAGAGTCCTCAGTCATCGCTACCGCCATCGCGAGTCCGGGTGAACGAATGCTCGAAGCTCACATAGAAAAACAGCGAGCGCTCGCCTCGGCTCGTACCGATCCCAAATGGAATCGCAATCCCGGGGACGATCTGAAGACCAGACGGAAGATTAATAGCGCCGCGAAGTCCCGGAGCCAGGACCAGCTCGTTAGTTCGGGCGTTGCCGCCGTCCTCAAGTAGTGCATCGGTGCTGGTGTAGGCGAGTTCGAGCATGAAATTCAACGCTGGCCTCGCAAGCCAGATCAGGCTTTGTCCGGCGTTGAAGCTCATCGTGGGGCCGCGGTCTCCGCTGGCATTCTCCGCTGACGGCGTGTACGTCGTCCCGGCATTGAAATGGGTTACCACTGTCGGCGAAATCATCGCGCTCACTGGGAGATTGAACTGCGCGCCCGCGCCGCCAGATCCGCGTCCGGTCCGCACTTCGCCGGTCGGGATCAACAGGGATAGCCGGGGAGCTACGGCGAGCATATGGTCGCGGCCGGTTGGCAACTGGTACCGGTAGTTGAGCCCGATGTCCCCCACTCCCGTGTTGAGCGGAGATCCATTTCGTTCGACAGGCAGCGTGTAGCTCAGTTGATGCCGCTGGCTGAACAGCGGCCACTCCTGGGTGAAGCTATATGCCCAGGATTTTCCGTCTCTGTCGAGGGAAAAGGTGTTGATATGCTGCACGACGCCGGCGGGCTGGTTGTAGGCCTCCTCGATGAGGAAGCTATTGTCCTGGATCGGCGTGGGAGATTCCGGAGGTGGACCGGGCTGTTGAGCACCAATCGAACTGGTGAACGCCACGCCGAGGGTGAGGATCCACTTTGTGGTCTGTGCGCTACCGAATGTCATTTGATGAGGAAATCCGCAAGAAGGATTCAGGACGAGGTTAGAGATAAGTTAGGATATCCTAACTTAAGCGTAATGTCAATACTGAATCGATGCTCTCCGGCTAAGCCGCCGTCTCCCCGGCAACCACCTTCGGCTTGGAAGTTCGGCGACCATCGTCCACATGCATCCCCAGAAACACCGTCCCAAGCACCAATACCGCCGACGTAAAAAACGGCACCCCCCGGCCAAACTGATCGTACGCGAACCCCGCCCAGAGCGGAATGATTATCCGCGAAATTCCCCCATAGGTTTGCTGAACGCCCATATACAATCCCCTCTCGCTCGCAGATATCACCTTCGTCAGCAGCGACGTAACACATGGGAAAGTGAACGCGGTCCCCAGCGGAAGAAGCGCAATGGCTACCGCCAGAACGAAGAAGTTCCCGGCCAGCGGAACCGCCGTGAGGCCAGCGGCCAGCAGCACCAGCCCGATCCGCGAAAGCTTCGCCTCCCCGAACCTGTCAACCGCACGGCCCAGCACGCCAATCCGCGTGATCACCGAGATCAGCCCGATATACGTAAAGAAGATCCAGACCCGCTGCTCACCGATACCGAACTGATCCGAGAGAAACAGCGCCATGATCGCGGTGATTCCCGAAAAAGCCCCCATCGCGATTGCATAGATCAAGATCAGACGCGGGCCCGGATCGCCGGCATGCCTTACCACCGAGAGAATCGCCTCCCTCGACGCACCCGGCTTCTTCTCCGAGTTTCGCGCGTCTTCCATATCGCGTGATTCACTCAGATATCGCCAGGCGAACACCATGTTCACGAGGCAGAGAGCCGCTGCCATCAGCCCAGGCCCACTCCGTCCGGCGAGCAATGCCACTGAGCCAATCGGCGGCCCGAGTGCAACACCGAAATTTGTGGCCGCCGACAACCAGCCGAGCGCCTTGGCCCGGTTCTGCGGTTCGGTCGCATCGGCGACATATGCCTGGATCACGCCTACCGTTCCGCCACCCGCACCCTGCACGACGCGCGATAGCAGCAGCAGCCACAGCGAGTCGGCAAACGCAAAGACGATATAAGCGAGTGCGGCCGAGCCGAGCCCCACGAGCAAGGCCGGACGCCTGCCATACCGATCCGAAAACTTTCCCCAGAGTGGCGCGCTCAGCAGCTGGGCGGCGGTGAATGCCACCACCAGTACCGTCACCGCCAGCGAGCCCGCCCCCAGCTCGCGCGCGTAGTACGGCATGAGTGGGATCACCATCAACAGCCCCACCATGTCAACGAAGGCGGTGATGATGAGGATGAACAGCTTCCTGAACATCAGCTACTCTCCCGTCTTTCCCAACGCGGCCGGCGGAACTGCCCGGCCTACCACTCCCGCGAGTGCAATGATGGTGAGGACATAGGGAATCATCTCGACGAATTGCGACGCAATGATCTCATTCCCCTGAAGCTGAATCTGCAGTGTCTCCGCCGCCGCGAACAACAGGCAGGCGAGCGCCGCACGTATGGGGTCCCATCTACCGAAGATCACCGCTGCGACGGCGATAAATCCGCGACCAGCGGTCATCTGATCGGTAAACTGATGCTGGTCGAGAGCGAGGAAAACGCCACCGAGCGCGGCGAGCATCCCCGATAACGCAACAGCGACGTAACGCACCCGCCCGACGCTGATACCGACGCTCTCGGCCGCTTCCGGATGTTCGCCAACAGCGCGTACCCGTAGCCCATAAGGTGTGCGGTAAATGAGAAACGCGAGCAGCGGAGCGACAATCAGCCCCAGCCATAGCAGCGGATTGTCGAATCCCCGTGCGCTGACATTGGTTCTGAACCCGTCGATGCGGGGCGAATTGGACGAGCTATCGAATGCAAGCTTGAGAAAAAACCTCGTCACTCCAATTGCAAGGAGATTGACCGCAATTCCGGTAACAACCTGATCGGCACGAAAGCGAATGGTAGCAAGCGCGTGGATAAGTCCGAATATCAGGCCTCCCAGGATACCACAGAGAAGCCCGATCCAGACACTGCCCGAATAGAACGATCCAAGTGTCGCTGAGAACGCGCCGGTGAGCATGTAGCCTTCGAGCGATAGCGTGATGATACCGGCCCGCTCAGCGACAACTCCACCGCTCGCCGCAAACAGGTACGGAACCGCTATACGCAGCGTCTGAGTTATGAAATCGAAGGGATTCACGCAGCAGCCGGCTTACGAGTCAGCCGCAGTACGCGGCGGACTTCAGGGACAGACATGGCAACGGCGAGGATGACTACTCCCTGAAGTACCTCGACCATCTGCTTGGGGACAAACGCATGGATGGCCAATCCACCCTGCGAAAGTGTGGCGAAGAACAGCGCCGCGAGTACTACTCCGAGCGGATGGTTTCGTCCAACGAGGGCGACCGCTATCCCCAGGAATCCCGCACCACCGGCCAACCCGTCTTCGTAGTAATGCTTGTAGCCAAGGACGTAATTGATGCCCCCAAGCCCTGCCAGAACGCCGGAAAGAGCCAGCGTCCTGAACCACGTCCGGCCAACGTTCACTCCGCCGTACTCCGCTGCGTCGGGCTGCAGTCCGACCGCGCGGAGCTCAAATCCACCTCGGCTCCGGAACAGAAAATACCAGACCCCTGCCGCCGCAATGAGCGCAACGACAATGCTGAGATTGGCCGCCGATCCGTGGAACGCAGGAATGAACGAGTCCAGTCGCGAGATCGAGCCGGCTTCAATTGCCGGTGTATGAAGAGTCTCCGGCACATGCAGATGGTTGGCGATGATCCAATTGAGCAGCGCTAGCACGATGAAATTGAGCATGATCGTGACGATGACTTCATGCGCGCCAAACCTGACCTTCAGAAATCCCGGCACTGCACCGACTATTCCCCCGCCTACTGCCGCAGCAAACATGCAGAGGGGAATCGCAACGATCCATGGAATCGCCGGTGACAGAACGAGGCCCATCATCGCAGCGAGAAATGCTCCGGCCGCCAGCTGACTTTCTGCGCCGACGTTGAATAACCCGGCGCGAATGCCGATTGATACCGCAAGTCCCGTAAAAATGAGCGTTGTTGCCTTGTACAAAACCTGACCCAGGCCGTAGGCATTGCCCCACGTGCCTTCGAGCAGCAGACGATAAACCGTTGCCGGCGACTGGCCGTAGCTCATGATCAGCAGATCGCCGCAGATGAGCGCGACGAGGAGCGCAACCAGCGGCGGGTACAGCGCTTCCTCCAGTTGCTCGCGAAACCGGGATGTCACGCCACCGACTCCTTTTTCGCTCCGATCATGTACTCGCCGAGTAAGTCTGCAGAGGCGTCGGCCGCACCGATAACTGTTGCGAACCTGCCGCGGTACATGACGGCAATTCTATCGGCAAGCGCGAGCACCTCATTGAGTTCTGCCGAGACCAGCAGTATCGCCTTTCCGGCAGCGCGCGCTTCGCGCAGGCGCGAGTGGATGAACTCGATTGCCCCCACGTCGACACCGCGGGTGGGTTGGGAGGCAAGCAGCACTGAGAACCGCCGCCCCATCTCCCTTGCCACCACCACCTTCTGCTGATTTCCGCCGGAAAGTGATCGAGCCCGAAGTTCAGCGGAAGGCGGTCGAATGTCGAATGCCTCGATTTGAGCCTTGGCATTGCCCGCGATGCGGCCTTCATCGAGAATCCCGCGCCGGGCGAACTCATGCTGCCGGCCCAGCACGAGATTGTCAGCGACGGAGTAGTCGAGGATGAGGCCGCGACGATGCCGGTCTTCGGGAATGTGCGAAAGGCCTGCTTCGCGGCGTTGCCCGACATTGTCGAATGTCACATCGCGTCCACCCAGCCGTATACTTCCCGATTCGACGGCACGCAATCCGGCAAGAGCTTCGATCAGTTCGGTCTGACCGTTGCCTTCCACTCCGGCGATTCCCAGTATCTCACCGGGCATCACCGAGAACGTCAGGCCGTCCACCTCGCACGTCCCGCGTGAACCCCGGACTACGAGATCAGTGACATTCAGGGCGGAAGACGAACCGGTAATTATGTGGGTTCCCTTATGATCTCCGATTGCCCCGGGAGCATTCCCCTCGCTCATTTCCTGACGCGTCGAGAGCGCCACCTCCCGGCCGACCATCGCTTTTGCAATCTGAGCGGGTGTCGTCGAGCCGGTCGCGAGCCGGTCGACAGTTTCGCCGCTACGCATGACTGTAATGACATCCGAGATGTCGACGACCTCGTCAAGCCGATGGGTGATGAGAACGATGGTGCTACCTGCGTCCCTGAGCCGGCGCAGGACTACCCACAAGTCACGAACTTCCGGCGGTGAGAGAACCGCAGTAGGCTCGTCGAGAACGAGAATCTTCGCCCCTCTGAACAACGTCTTGAGAATTTCCACCCGTTGCGCTTCACCCACGGACAGCTCGGCGACCTTCTGGTCCGCGCGCACGGCCAGCCCCGTCTCCTTGCTCAGCGTCTCGACCTCAGCGACCGCCCACGCATTGTCGAATCGCAAACCTTTTACCGGCTCCTGGCCGAGCACTACGTTTTCAGCCACAGTGAGGCTGGGGACAAGCATGAAATGCTGATGCACTACTCCAATTCCAGCGGCGATCGCCTCGCTGGTGGTCCAGCCCGTGACATCCCTGCCCTCGATTTCCAGCGTCCCTGCATCCGGCTTCTGGAGGCCACCGAGAATCCGCATCAGTGTGGACTTGCCGGCACCGTTCTCGCCGACCAGCGCGTGAATCTCGCCCTTCAGAACCTCCAGCGAAGCGCCTCGATTCGCGCGCACGGATCCGAAAGACTTGTCGATGCCCCGCATCAGAATGGCCGGAACCTGTTTTTCCGGAGATCCGGCCGGCTGAGATGTCATCGAGTACTGGGCACCTTGATGCGGCCGGCGATGATGTCCTGCCGGAGCTGTTCCACACGCGCGCGGGCCGCGTCGGGTATCAACGCCTTGTTGCGATCGTCGTAAACGTAACCGACGCCATCCTCAGCAAGTCCGAATGAGTAGATGCCGCCCTTGAAGCTGCCGTTCTGCACTCTCTTGATGGCATCGTAAACCGATGCGTCTACGCCCTTGATCATGGACGTGAGAACGTGGCCGGGAGCATCGTCGTTCTGGTCCGAATCCACACCGATGGCAAGCCTGTTTTTCATGCGCGCCGCTTCGAATACTCCAAGACCGGTTGAACCTGATGCATGAAAAATCACGTTCACACCGGACTGATACTGGCTCAGCGCGAGCTCTTTGCCTTTCGTCGGATTCTTGAATGCCTCGGGAGTGACTCCAGCGTACTGCGCAATCACCGTGCAATCGGGACAGACCGCTTTGACCCCGGCGCGGTATCCCGCCTCGAACTTGTGGATGAGAGGGATATCCATGCCCCCTACAAATCCGATTTTTTTGGAGTTTCCAGCCAGTGCGGCGAGTGCACCGACGAGAAAGGAGCCCTCCTCCTCGCGAAACTTGAGCGCCGCGACGTTCGGCGGGGGCGGGATGATGTTTCCCTTGTCGTCGAACGCCAGGGCGTAATCGACTCCGGCAAACGCGACCGCAGGATACTCTTTTGCGAGCGTCGTGATATCGTCCGTAAAAATGAAGCCGACGCCAATCACCAGATCCATGCCTTCGGCCGCAAGGAGACGTAGCCCTGCCTCCCTGTCCGACCCATCGCCCGGCTCGATGAACCGGATATTGGGGCCGAGCTCCTTCAGTGCGCTGTCGGCGCCCTTGTAGGCACCATCGTTGAACGATTTGTCACCCCGGCCGCCGACGTCCAGCACGATACCGACGTCGGTCGCCCCGGGCTTGCTGATGTCGGCAACTCCACGGCCTCCGGCGAACAGAAGCGCGGTATGTACGAGGGCAAGCGCGAGGGCGACTGCAAAAAGTTTCTTCATGCAGAGTGATATTCGCCCACCGGACGTTCCCCTGCAAGGCAGAGCAGCCCCTTTCTATCGGCAACAGGCCACCGTTGATTTCAGCCATGGCAGAGCGCATTCGAACACGTTTTCTCGTTGTGGGAAGCGGAGTTGCCGGACTGCATACGGCGTGGCGTGCGTCGGCGGATGACGATGTGATGGTGCTTACCAAAAGATCGCTTTTCGACAGCGCAACCGCGTATGCACAGGGCGGCATTGCGGCCGCTCTAGGCGCCGGAGATTCACCGGAGCTGCACCGCAAGGACACCCTTGCCGCAGGGGCGGCGCTCTGCGACGCGAAAGCGGTCGAGATCCTGGTGGAAGAAGGGCCGGCAAGAGTACGAGAGCTTCACACCGCGGGCGCTGATTTCGACCTCGAGCCCGGCGGTGGATTCAAGCTGGGGCGGGAAGCCGCGCATTCACGCCGGAGAATCGTTCACGCGCACGGCGATCAGACAGGCGCCGAGGTCGCGCGTACCCTCATCGAGCGGGTCAGGGGCAGCAGACGCGTCGAGGTTCTGGAACGAACGCGCGTCCTGGACCTGATCGTGAGTGATGGAATATGCCGCGGAATCCGGGCCATGAAATCGGGTGTACCGATTGAAATCATCGCTGACGCCACCGTTCTCGCCACAGGCGGCTGTGGCCAGGTTTACAAGTACACTACCAATCCGCAGGTGGCGACGGGGGACGGTTTCGCAATCGCGCACCGTGCCGGTGTCCGGCTGGCCGATATGGAGTTCGTGCAGTTTCATCCAACGGCACTTGAGACCCCGGAGAATCCGCTTGCCCTCGTTTCCGAGGCGGTGCGTGGCGAAGGGGCAGTGCTGGTAAACGATGACGGCGTCCGGTTCATGCTCAAGCGGCACAAGCTTGCTGAGCTCGCACCGAGAGACGTCGTGGCGCGGGAAATCTTCCGGGAGCGCGCGAAGGGCCGTGGAGTATGGCTCGATGCGCGCCATCTGAAGAGCTCGTTCAGGAAGCGGTTCCCGGGCATCTTTGCATTGTGCAAGGCGCGCGGAATCGACGCCTCGAAGGAGCTCATCCCCGTGATTCCAGCCGCCCACTACATGATGGGGGGAATAGTCACCGATCTGATTGGACGTTCGAGTCTTTCGCGCCTTTACGCCTGCGGTGAGGTGTCGCGCACGGGGGTGCACGGCGCCAACCGTCTCGCGTCCAACTCACTGCTCGAGGGCCTGGTCTTCGCAGAACGTGTTGCCCGGGATCTCATTGCAACACCGGTATTGAAGGGTGTCCCGAGGAAAAAATCCTGGGACGCCCCACCACTAGACGATCGCGGCGCGGCGCAGGTGGCAGCAGACGACGTCCGGAGCGTGATGTGGGAGCATGCCGGAATCAATCGTACCGCGAAGGGCTTGCGCGCCTGCATCGGCCTGCTGGCGGCGATCGAAAAACGATTGCCCGCCGGAGCCACCGAAGAAGCAAATCTCATCGACACCGCCCGTCTCATCACCGAGGCGGCGCTGCTGAGACGGGAGTCGAGGGGCGGTCATTTCAGAACCGACTTTCCCCATGCCAAGCGCAAATGGCGCGGTCGTCACATAGAATGGTAGGATGATGACAACTGTTACCGGTAACGACGTCGGGGGGCTCCAGGCCGAGATCAAGGCGCTTGCCCGTCACCGAAACGCGGTGATTCTCGCGCATAACTACGAGCGTCCTGAGGTGCAGGACGTCGCTGACTACGTCGGGGACTCGCTCGGCCTGAGCCGCGAGGCCGCCAAGACGAGCGCCGACATCATCGTGTTCTGCGGCGTGCACTTCATGGCGGAAACGGCGGCAATTCTGTCGCCGGCGAAGCAGGTGTTGCTGCCGGACATGGCAGCCGGTTGCTCGCTCGCGGCAACAATCGACGGCGACCAGCTTCGTGAATGGAAAGCCGAGCATCCCGGTGCGGTAGTAGTGTCGTACGTGAACACGACTGCTGACGTGAAAGCGGAGAGTGACTACTGCTGCACCTCGGGCAATGCCGTAGAGATCGTGAACTCGATCGCGGCCGATACGGAAATTCTTTTTCTCCCGGACATGTTCCTTGGCGCCCACGTACGCCGCGTTACCGGCAGGCAGAACATGCATGTGTGGATGGGCGAATGTCACGTTCACGCGGGCATCGATCCCGAGCATATCAGTCTTCGCAGGGCGGAATATCCCGGTGCGGAATTCCTGATCCATCCGGAGTGCGGCTGCGCGACGAGCACGGTCGAAGCGGTGTCGGCGGGGGACATCGACCCGGAAGGAATTCAGATCCTTTCGACGGAAGGGATGATCAACCGGCCGAAGATATCGGACGCGAGCGAGTTCATAGTCGCGACGGAAGTTGGAATATTGCATCGGCTGAGGCGTGAGAATCCGACAAAGACTTTCATTCCGGCGAGCGAGCTGGCGGTGTGCGCCTACATGAAGGTGACGACGTTGCCCAAGGTTCTGCGCTCGCTCGAGCGGCTGGAGCATCGCATCGAGGTCGCTCCGGCAACTGCGGCCAGAGCGCGAAAGGCAATCGAGCGAATGGTGGCGATAGGCGGCAACACGCCGCTGTCACTGAAACCGGAAACGACCGAGGATCCCGGCGAGTGACTCAGCGGAGCCGGCGCATTGCACTGCTGGCGGAGCGTGGTTTCGTGGCCGCGGGTGCGCTGCGCTTTCCATATGCGAGGCTGATGACATCCACGATCGTGCGCGAGGCACTTGAAGAAGATGCGGCCGACAACGACATCACTTCAATCGCAACGGTAGTCTCTGACCGGCGCGCGCGCTGCACGGTGGTGGCTCGCGAGGGCGGCATCATCGCCGGTATTCCGCTCGCTCGCGAGGCGTTCAAGCAGCGCAACCCGAGGGCGGCAGTGCGCCATACGGTGAAAGACGGAGGGCGGGCTGAAGCGGGCACGCAGGTGCTGTTTATCACCGGTCATGCGCGCGGATTACTCTCGGCGGAACGTGTCGCCCTGAATTTCATGCAGCGCCTGTCCGGTGTCGCCACGCTCACCGCTCAGTTCGTGAATGCTGTCCAGGGGACGGGTGCGCGGATTCTGGATACACGGAAGACAACACCCGGGTGGCGCAGGCTCGAGAAATACGCGGTCCGCGCGGGTGGCGGTATGAATCATCGGATGGACCTCGCCGCGGCGGTGCTGATCAAAGACAATCACCTGGCTTCATTAGATGGTCAGATCGCGATGGCGGTGAAGCGGGCTCGTGATGTTGCGCCGGCGGACACTCCTGTTGAAGTGGAGTGCGACAGGATCGAGCAGGTGCTTGACGCGATTGGTGCGGAGGCGGAAATCATCATGCTCGACAACATGAGTGTGGAGGACATGCGCGAGGCCGTGGAACTGATCGATGGCCGCGCTGTCACTGAAGCGTCGGGCGGGGTGACACTCGATACGGTGCGCGGGATTGCGAAAACGGGGGTTGACTGGATCTCAGTGGGAGCCCTCACACACTCGGCGAAAGCGCTGGACCTGGGCCTGGATTTCGAGTGACCTGAACTGCGTCTGCTCCGTTAAGGATTCCTATCGCTAACGTATTGATTTCCGCGGTCCTTTACTCCGGGATAATACTCGCCTTCCTCGGCATTATTATGGCGATCAGGCCGATTCGTCGTTTCGGGTTTCGAATGCGACGACAAGGCGTTGCCGTCCTCGTTGGTGGAGTTTGCTTCGTGATGGCAGCTTATTTTCTCCCAGCTCACGAACAGCGCATTACTGACCCAGTCACCCGCCTCGACGAGTTCGTGCCCGTCTGGGAATTCAGCGAGTTCCACGAGATAAAAATTGCGGCTCCTCCTGAGCGCGTGTACGCAGCAGTCAAAAGCGTCCAGGCTGACGAGATAGCGCTGTTCAA
Coding sequences:
- the nadC gene encoding carboxylating nicotinate-nucleotide diphosphorylase, encoding MTQRSRRIALLAERGFVAAGALRFPYARLMTSTIVREALEEDAADNDITSIATVVSDRRARCTVVAREGGIIAGIPLAREAFKQRNPRAAVRHTVKDGGRAEAGTQVLFITGHARGLLSAERVALNFMQRLSGVATLTAQFVNAVQGTGARILDTRKTTPGWRRLEKYAVRAGGGMNHRMDLAAAVLIKDNHLASLDGQIAMAVKRARDVAPADTPVEVECDRIEQVLDAIGAEAEIIMLDNMSVEDMREAVELIDGRAVTEASGGVTLDTVRGIAKTGVDWISVGALTHSAKALDLGLDFE
- a CDS encoding BMP family ABC transporter substrate-binding protein; its protein translation is MKKLFAVALALALVHTALLFAGGRGVADISKPGATDVGIVLDVGGRGDKSFNDGAYKGADSALKELGPNIRFIEPGDGSDREAGLRLLAAEGMDLVIGVGFIFTDDITTLAKEYPAVAFAGVDYALAFDDKGNIIPPPPNVAALKFREEEGSFLVGALAALAGNSKKIGFVGGMDIPLIHKFEAGYRAGVKAVCPDCTVIAQYAGVTPEAFKNPTKGKELALSQYQSGVNVIFHASGSTGLGVFEAARMKNRLAIGVDSDQNDDAPGHVLTSMIKGVDASVYDAIKRVQNGSFKGGIYSFGLAEDGVGYVYDDRNKALIPDAARARVEQLRQDIIAGRIKVPSTR
- the nadA gene encoding quinolinate synthase NadA gives rise to the protein MMTTVTGNDVGGLQAEIKALARHRNAVILAHNYERPEVQDVADYVGDSLGLSREAAKTSADIIVFCGVHFMAETAAILSPAKQVLLPDMAAGCSLAATIDGDQLREWKAEHPGAVVVSYVNTTADVKAESDYCCTSGNAVEIVNSIAADTEILFLPDMFLGAHVRRVTGRQNMHVWMGECHVHAGIDPEHISLRRAEYPGAEFLIHPECGCATSTVEAVSAGDIDPEGIQILSTEGMINRPKISDASEFIVATEVGILHRLRRENPTKTFIPASELAVCAYMKVTTLPKVLRSLERLEHRIEVAPATAARARKAIERMVAIGGNTPLSLKPETTEDPGE
- a CDS encoding L-aspartate oxidase, producing the protein MAERIRTRFLVVGSGVAGLHTAWRASADDDVMVLTKRSLFDSATAYAQGGIAAALGAGDSPELHRKDTLAAGAALCDAKAVEILVEEGPARVRELHTAGADFDLEPGGGFKLGREAAHSRRRIVHAHGDQTGAEVARTLIERVRGSRRVEVLERTRVLDLIVSDGICRGIRAMKSGVPIEIIADATVLATGGCGQVYKYTTNPQVATGDGFAIAHRAGVRLADMEFVQFHPTALETPENPLALVSEAVRGEGAVLVNDDGVRFMLKRHKLAELAPRDVVAREIFRERAKGRGVWLDARHLKSSFRKRFPGIFALCKARGIDASKELIPVIPAAHYMMGGIVTDLIGRSSLSRLYACGEVSRTGVHGANRLASNSLLEGLVFAERVARDLIATPVLKGVPRKKSWDAPPLDDRGAAQVAADDVRSVMWEHAGINRTAKGLRACIGLLAAIEKRLPAGATEEANLIDTARLITEAALLRRESRGGHFRTDFPHAKRKWRGRHIEW